In Rissa tridactyla isolate bRisTri1 chromosome 8, bRisTri1.patW.cur.20221130, whole genome shotgun sequence, one genomic interval encodes:
- the BUD31 gene encoding protein BUD31 homolog: protein MPKVKRSRKPPPDGWELIEPTLDELDQKMREAETEPHEGKRKVESLWPIFRIHHQKTRYIFDLFYKRKAISRELYEYCIKEGYADKNLIAKWKKQGYENLCCLRCIQTRDTNFGTNCICRVPKSKLEVGRIIECTHCGCRGCSG, encoded by the exons ATGCCCAAAGTGAAGAGGAGCAGGAAGCCTCCCCCGGATGGCTGGGAGCTGATTGAGCCAACGCTGGATGAGCTGGATCAGAAGATGAGAGAAG CGGAGACCGAGCCTcatgaagggaagaggaaagtggAATCCCTTTGGCCTATCTTCAGAATTCATCACCAAAAAACACGTTACATCTTTGATCTCTTCTACAAAAGAAAAGCTATCAGCAGAG AGCTCTACGAGTACTGCATCAAGGAAGGATACGCTGACAAAAACCTGATTGCGAAGTGGAAGAAACAGGGTTATGAGAACCTCTGCTGCCTGCGGTGTATCCAGACGCGGGACACCAACTTCGGAACCAACTGCATCTGCAGGGTCCCCAAAAGCAAGCTGGAAGTG GGGAGAATCATTGAATGCACTCACTGCGGATGCAGAGGCTGTTCTGGGTGA
- the PTCD1 gene encoding pentatricopeptide repeat-containing protein 1, mitochondrial isoform X1, with protein sequence MRAARLLLLPQLGPLASWCRWAAPERAGKAPSRQGPPPARRPFSASQAFCRLPGGHPRETDAGSCAEAVGEEKEEDDDEGVEFGTLSNKFSSRKYYHKTTSRFQNLKLQEEGEEDLERKPRRGPRNTPYWYFLKCKALIKDDKLAEALELFEVQMLKEERVQPEESNYTVLIGGCGRVGYVKKAFRLYNDMKKRGLTPTEATYTALFNACAESPWKDSGLQSALKLRQQLQSKNEELNLITYHALLKVCALCSDLRMCFDVLKEIVHKGHVLTAETFSFILMSCIKDSENGFRYALQVWKQMTKLGIKADSHIYNLMLRAARDCGIGDPVVASELLLRPSNENSSQLRLAPGRQKEKVKNQKKKELEGVAAVQLDVEALEKQFFQESPVKPEELIQLPNKDAVRAETEPAALDSPSVVHSRTGALMTRGQNNMEPERAHLSQKQHFCNLPNLLDSRMPGTAVVSLGTVATPSDRLALMGDVEGFLNKMKEDNAEPNIKTFTLLAELVEPQSPSESSLLALLDDHKVKVDVTFFNTLIRKKSKQGDLEGAKSMLPALVKRGLSPNLQTFCSLAIACHREKDGLQLLSDLKVISSAA encoded by the exons ATGAGGGCGGcgcggctcctcctcctcccccagctggGGCCGCTCGCCTCGTGGTGCCGCTGGGCAGCCCCCGAGCGGGCAGGGAAGGCCCCGAGCAGGCaggggccgccgccggcccgaaGGCCGTTCAGCGCCTCACAGGCCTTCTGCAGGCTGCCCGGTGGCCACCCGAGAGAGACAGATGCGGGCAGCTGCGCTGAAGCtgttggggaggagaaggaggaggatgacGACGAAGGCGTGGAGTTCGGGACGCTGTCTAATAAATTCTCTTCTAGAAAATATTATCACAAAACCACATCGCGCTTTCAGAATTTAAAGCTTcaagaagagggagaggaagatctGGAAAGAAAACCTCGACGCGGCCCTAGGAACACTCCGTACTGGTACTTCTTAAAATGCAAGGCCCTCATCAAAGATGACAAG CTGGCGGAGGCTCTGGAGCTGTTTGAGGTGCAGATGCTGAAGGAAGAGCGTGTGCAGCCAGAAGAAAGCAATTACACTGTTCTAATTGGCGGCTGTGGCAGGGTTGGCTATGTGAAAAAGGCGTTCAGGCTCTACAATGAT ATGAAAAAGCGAGGCTTAACTCCCACTGAGGCCACTTACACAGCCCTGTTCAATGCCTGTGCCGAATCGCCGTGGAAAGACTCAGGCCTGCAGAGCGCTCTCAAACTACGTCAGCAGCTACAGAGCAAAAATGAAGAGCTGAACCTGATCACTTACCATGCACTGCTGAAAGTCTGTGCCCTGTGCTCAGATCTCAGGATGTGCTTTGATGTACTGAAG GAAATCGTGCACAAGGGCCATGTTCTCACAGCCGAGACCTTCAGCTTCATTCTCATGAGCTGCATAAAGGACAGCGAAAATGGCTTCCGATACGCCTTACAG GTTTGGAAACAAATGACTAAACTTGGAATAAAGGCCGACAGCCACATTTACAATTTGATGCTGCGTGCTGCCAGAGACTGTGGAATAGGTGATCCGGTCGTGGCTTCTGAACTCCTGCTCAGACCCAGCAATGAGAACTCATCTCAGCTAAGGCTTGCAccagggaggcagaaggaaaaggtgaaaaatcaGAAGAAGAAGGAATTGGAGGGTGTGGCTGCTGTCCAGCTGGATGTGGAAGCTTTGGAAAAGCAATTCTTTCAGGAGAGTCCAGTGAAGCCTGAAGAACTGATCCAGCTACCAAATAAAGATGCAGTTCGGGCTGAAACAGAACCAGCTGCTCTTGACAGCCCCAGTGTAGTTCACAGCAGGACTGGAGCATTGATGACGAGAGGCCAGAACAATATGGAGCCCGAACGAGCACACCTAAGCCAGAAGCAGCATTTCTGCAACCTGCCCAACTTGCTGGATTCCAGGATGCCTGGCACAGCTGTGGTTTCCCTGGGGACAGTGGCCACACCGTCTGATCGACTAGCTTTAATGGGGGATGTGGAGGGCTTCTTGAATAAAATGAAAGAGGACAATGCAGAACCCAACATTAAAACGTTTACATTACTGGCTGAGCTGGTGGAACCCCAAAGCCCCTCAGAATCCTCTTTGCTGGCACTCCTAGATGATCATAAAGTGAAAGTAGATGTGACCTTCTTTAACACTTtaataaggaagaaaagtaaaCAGGGAGACCTGGAAGGagcaaag AGCATGCTGCCAGCTCTAGTGAAGAGGGGACTGTCACCTAACCTCCAGACTTTTTGTAGCCTGGCAATCGCTTGCCACCGAGAGAAGGATGGACTGCAGTTACTCTCAGATTTGAAGGTAATAAGCTCTGCTGCTTAG
- the PTCD1 gene encoding pentatricopeptide repeat-containing protein 1, mitochondrial isoform X2 encodes MSCIKDSENGFRYALQVWKQMTKLGIKADSHIYNLMLRAARDCGIGDPVVASELLLRPSNENSSQLRLAPGRQKEKVKNQKKKELEGVAAVQLDVEALEKQFFQESPVKPEELIQLPNKDAVRAETEPAALDSPSVVHSRTGALMTRGQNNMEPERAHLSQKQHFCNLPNLLDSRMPGTAVVSLGTVATPSDRLALMGDVEGFLNKMKEDNAEPNIKTFTLLAELVEPQSPSESSLLALLDDHKVKVDVTFFNTLIRKKSKQGDLEGAKSMLPALVKRGLSPNLQTFCSLAIACHREKDGLQLLSDLKRSGVTPNKYIYSTLIAAAARQLDYSYLTEILRDMRNNQVPPNEVIIRQLEFAAQYPPKFDRYKSKNPYLEKIDGFRGYYYRWLKVMAGEETPHPWEKYRTAKRAVVDDNKEEAEQKQPGQK; translated from the exons ATGAGCTGCATAAAGGACAGCGAAAATGGCTTCCGATACGCCTTACAG GTTTGGAAACAAATGACTAAACTTGGAATAAAGGCCGACAGCCACATTTACAATTTGATGCTGCGTGCTGCCAGAGACTGTGGAATAGGTGATCCGGTCGTGGCTTCTGAACTCCTGCTCAGACCCAGCAATGAGAACTCATCTCAGCTAAGGCTTGCAccagggaggcagaaggaaaaggtgaaaaatcaGAAGAAGAAGGAATTGGAGGGTGTGGCTGCTGTCCAGCTGGATGTGGAAGCTTTGGAAAAGCAATTCTTTCAGGAGAGTCCAGTGAAGCCTGAAGAACTGATCCAGCTACCAAATAAAGATGCAGTTCGGGCTGAAACAGAACCAGCTGCTCTTGACAGCCCCAGTGTAGTTCACAGCAGGACTGGAGCATTGATGACGAGAGGCCAGAACAATATGGAGCCCGAACGAGCACACCTAAGCCAGAAGCAGCATTTCTGCAACCTGCCCAACTTGCTGGATTCCAGGATGCCTGGCACAGCTGTGGTTTCCCTGGGGACAGTGGCCACACCGTCTGATCGACTAGCTTTAATGGGGGATGTGGAGGGCTTCTTGAATAAAATGAAAGAGGACAATGCAGAACCCAACATTAAAACGTTTACATTACTGGCTGAGCTGGTGGAACCCCAAAGCCCCTCAGAATCCTCTTTGCTGGCACTCCTAGATGATCATAAAGTGAAAGTAGATGTGACCTTCTTTAACACTTtaataaggaagaaaagtaaaCAGGGAGACCTGGAAGGagcaaag AGCATGCTGCCAGCTCTAGTGAAGAGGGGACTGTCACCTAACCTCCAGACTTTTTGTAGCCTGGCAATCGCTTGCCACCGAGAGAAGGATGGACTGCAGTTACTCTCAGATTTGAAG AGGTCTGGAGTAACTCCTAACAAGTACATCTACAGCACCCTCATTGCTGCTGCTGCGAGGCAGCTGGATTACAGTTACCTCACAGAGATCCTGCGAGACATGAGGAATAATCAAGTGCCTCCCAATGAAGTTATCATACGCCAGCTGGAGTTTGCAGCACAGTACCCTCCGAAATTTGACAGG TATAAGTCAAAGAACCCGTACCTGGAGAAAATTGATGGTTTCCGCGGCTACTACTATCGGTGGTTAAAAGTAATGGCAGGAGAGGAGACCCCCCACCCCTGGGAAAAATACAGAACAGCAAAACGTGCGGTGGTAGATGACAACAAAGAAGAGGCTGAGCAGAAGCAGCCAGGGCAGAAGTAG